A part of Micromonospora chersina genomic DNA contains:
- a CDS encoding response regulator, with translation MVVDDHPMWREGVARDLTEAGHVVVATSGEGRQAVRVAAAARPDVVVLDLQLPDVSGVEVVQGLRAVLPEVRVLMLSASGEPQSVLDAVKAGATGYLLKSAAPAEFLDAVRRTAAGEPVFTPGLAGLVLGEYRRLAAAPPAPHDDAPRLTERETEVLRLVAKGLSYKQIAERLGLSHRTVQNHVQNTLGKLQLHNRVELTRYAIERGLDG, from the coding sequence ATGGTGGTCGACGACCACCCGATGTGGCGGGAGGGCGTGGCCCGCGACCTCACCGAGGCCGGGCACGTGGTGGTGGCGACCAGCGGGGAGGGGCGCCAGGCGGTGCGGGTGGCCGCGGCGGCCCGCCCCGACGTGGTGGTGCTCGACCTGCAACTGCCGGACGTCTCCGGCGTCGAGGTGGTCCAGGGGCTGCGCGCCGTCCTCCCCGAGGTGCGGGTGCTGATGCTGTCGGCCAGTGGCGAGCCCCAGAGCGTGCTGGACGCGGTCAAGGCCGGCGCCACCGGCTACCTGCTGAAGTCGGCCGCGCCGGCCGAGTTCCTGGACGCGGTGCGCCGCACGGCGGCCGGTGAGCCGGTCTTCACCCCGGGCCTGGCCGGGCTGGTGCTGGGGGAGTACCGCCGGCTGGCCGCCGCGCCGCCCGCCCCGCACGACGACGCACCCCGGCTCACCGAGCGGGAGACCGAGGTGCTGCGTCTGGTGGCGAAGGGGCTGTCGTACAAGCAGATCGCCGAGCGTCTCGGGCTCTCGCACCGGACGGTGCAGAACCACGTGCAGAACACGCTCGGCAAGCTCCAGCTGCACAACCGGGTCGAGCTGACCCGGTACGCGATCGAGCGGGGCCTGGACGGCTGA